From the genome of Medicago truncatula cultivar Jemalong A17 chromosome 2, MtrunA17r5.0-ANR, whole genome shotgun sequence:
CAGCTGGCACAAAATCCGCCATGTCATAGCACCATGCCACGACTTGACAAAACGGACCACAACtgcattttatattttctaaaactATAGCAGGGATGAACATATCCTGGCAACATGGTGATAAGAGGCATAGGCAAAATTATAAAAGATCAAAAAGTCAGCAATCAATAATTCCCTCAGTTAATCTTAACATTGTTTAGTTCGACTGAATGAGTAATTTTATTTAAGCGAcaccaacaaaaatttatttgcaAGTGCCAAATACAGAAATTAAGAGAATCATGCGGATTTCAAGGTGATCTATCAAAAGTATCCCGAGAACATTTTTGTGACATTTAATTTGGGATATCTCGAGATCTTTGCCAACCAAGCATAAATAAAATTCTCCTGTTCTGCTGGCTATAATTACTATGGGTAGCATAAAGGGTAATGAGTAGTAAATGTATAAGAACACAAGATGGACCATCATTTGTTCAAATAAGCATTTTGCAATAGTAATATAGATCCTATAAGAAACAGgtgaagaattgaaagggaacACAAACCCGAGGTTGAGACGTATTTAATCTCTTTTGAGGATTGTCATCATCATCGTCGTCATCGTCGTCATTGTTCATGAGCATTCTATGGATTGAAGAGTTTTCTGATTTCCTCCCCCGTTTAGAAGACTGTGTGGCACCTCTACCTCTTCCCCTTGGAGCAGCCCTTTTCCGTGCCGGTAGATTGGATTCATTGTCCTATGTAAATATAAGATGCAGCAGGTTACTTAATAATTGAGAATGTCAAGGATATTTCATGACAAATTACAGTTCAATGCACACAAAATTGTCAGGCTGTAGAAATCAAACTATAGCTGAACCAAAGATCttaatatatttcatatttGAAGGAACTTGCATTAATCCATACCGAACTGTCATCAATCTCTTCCACTGCATTTCCTTTGGCATCGTCACTTGAAGCCATATTATCCCCATCATCAGCACCACTTTGGATGGAAGTTGCTGCAGACCTGCATCAGGTCAATGAAATCATGTTGGATGCATATTCACAGTCAAGGCACTGTCAAGGGAAAATCAGAATGACTTTATCTAAACcctaaaatggaaaaaataatcCAACATTAGATTCTTTTCATGATCTAAAAAGTGTTTTGTCCCCACTGGCTAAAGCAATAGggatgcatgaagcagctaagttGGGTATCAGAATCATGActctaaaaataatatgaatatatacTGAAATGGGATAAATATATTCTCACTGTAAAGACATGTTTGTTCAATTGGATAGTGTTGgacattaaataaaaatgaactcATTCTTTGAGGAGGGGGGTAAGGGAGGAGCTCATTTTTTAGTCATCATCACTTTCGTATCCCCTCTGGATTTACTTTGTTGCATAGAAATGAAAAAAGTAACTAAAATGATTTATTTCTTAGCAAATGCAACCTTTGAGAAGGGCGAAACCCTAAAGATCCATCAAGGGTTGTCTGCTTCAAGGTGCTGGAATCCTTGCCTCTGCCCCTACCCCTGCCCCTTCCTCTTCCTCTGGTTGTAGTTTGAGATGAAACAGATCCTTTCCGACCTCTGGTGCTTGGTTTCGAGCTTGATGTTGGCATGGCATCTTCATCATCGCTGAAGGAAACCGCACTATCAGCTCCAGCTGCACTTCTGCCTTGAAAACCCTGTACGAAATAAAGAGATAAGCTAAGAATGAAGGTCATGAATAATATCACCTTCCCAAAACCCTGCTTTTTCCATAATTTTCAAATTGCAATAGCAAGTATCAATTTATAATATCATTTGTTGGATTTACCTCAAAGGACTGAGCACCAGGAGTGAACTGTGAAGAGTCCTTGGAGTGTGTGGATCGTTCCTTAACACGTTCCTAGAACAAAAAGGAGAGCGATACCAGTCACTGATCACACTTATGTGTATGTTCTGTCCACTAAATAATTCTGATCACAATGACCTAATCAAAGAATCACGAAGGCCCAGTAGTTGCAAATAttgcaaaaagaaaaggagattGATGAAGATCGAGAGGACATAGGCAACTGTAGTAGTACCTAGATTATCTGCAACCActataatactattttatgCAAGCCCTAGTAATAAAGGCCTTCCAATAGGCGAAGTGAACTTTTAACTTAAAGCTAAATTTAATGGAGAATAATCGATTCCTAAACTAATGAAAAACAGTGATGAAACTTCTAACCTCAAAGCACTCTCCAACTTTAACAACTAAATCTTCCACATCAAGCTTCGGTTCATTTGAATCCTTAGCAATTTTGTTCTGCGCAAGCATAAAAGTTAGTCATCACGGGAAGAGGAGGGTTATGACATTAGcataacacaaacaaaacaaaaaatgaagaaacaatGTACTCATTCTTAATAAATAGGGTGTCGAATACAATATGCAGTAGATGTTCCAGCATGAGTATCACAGACAAAAGCATAAAGTGGATGAATATCATAAAGAATCTCACCCGTGTTTCATCAATATTGTACTGTACACAAGTGTAAAATGCCATTTTATCATCCTTGTTCACAAAATTGTGTAAAGCAATATCCAAATCATTGACTGGAAGTATCTCCATTTTCTGCAAAACCATCAAGAGTTACATACATCAgagataaaacaaaattatactagcaacaacaacaacagcaacaaccaaGAAGTATACTAGcatttctttaaatttatatttcttcCTTCAACAAAAGTAAAGTCAATCTAGAATTCCAGATACTAATGAAGTTGTCCAGTAAAGGTGGGCATCCCTAAGGTTGAGTTTGGCCCAACCCAGATTCTGAGAGTTCCCAAGAAAATTAAATTgtgaatttaaaaatatacaCTACTACTTATATAGGCACATAGCACCAGAGGAACAAGAAGACAACAGCTTAAATCTTGAATTACTGATTCATTAggattattttatctttttaaactTCTGTTAATTAGGAATTGTTGATTAGGATTATTTGTCTCTGATAAATAATGCTTTTGAAGTCTTTTATCTTGATAAGATTCTGCATAACAGAACCTTTATCATCAGCAGtagttttatttctttatcGTGAAGATTCTGAATAGCAGAATCCTTCCTTATCAGTAGTAGTTTGATTAGAATCACTTAATTATTTGTAGCCTTTTGAAACAGGCAGACTGGTATTGCAAACATGAAAGAAATCATTTTTCTAGGAAAATCTGTGTTTGTATAGGAGGGGTTCTGTCAAGGACTAGTCTGCTTCTTGTTTTAACCATAGATCGAAAGAAAGATTCTACCGGATGCCACATGAAGGTTCATAACAAATGCACAGTCAGTGAGTCACATAAACCTATGTGGTTGTTCATTGTTGAAATAGGAATATATAGAAAGACTAAAGAATTAAAGTACAAAATGAATAGAATACCAGATTATTTTCAGCAACCAAAGCCTCTATGTTCTGTTGATTTAATTCTTCTGGACGAAGTCGTTCTGAATCATCAATTTTGCCTACAAATGAAAAGTGTAGGGGTAAACAACCAAATTCCCAGATACAACTTAACCAACATGGTATTTCAGTTGCTTCAACAGAGATTGCATatgccttataaaaaaatattaatatgtcGAATAATATTCCTTAAACATTACCATAATGTTGATTCTAAATTTctaatcataacaaaaaaacaaaaaggatgtgTAACTCAGGGAAATAAACACAAGTTTAAATGTGTATAGCATccaataattataaatatccTATTTAAGTGGTTTTGTGCTCACTGCATTGCTTTTTGAATTAAAGGATGTGAATCTTGTGAATTATAATTTGGGTCACTAATATGGATGTGTAATATTCTATACAGATATTGCAAGGAGCTAAGGCAGGGCAAACTGGTGcttaaaataaatcacaatGGGACCCGTCATACTCAAAGTAACTGCGTCAAAGGTTGGAGTGAACAAGATTAAACTGAACTTCAAAATAAATGGATAAACCTGCACAAAAAATGTACTTTGcaacctaaaaagtgaaataaAGATATACTATATCCAGATTCAGGAAGATAACTAATAAAAGATGTGTTGGATATTTTAATTGGCAAATACTGCGTTGGTAATGTCAAATGAACCGGTAAAGAAAGttaaacaaatatttagatTACCTACACCCTTCTCCAATTTGGATGCCTTTGAAAATATAAGAATGTCTTGCGGGTTTGCAACCTAATATAAGGATGACCAATCAACAATAGAAAAAACTTCCAAGTAAAATCGGCATTAGCACAGTTATTTAGGAAGAATGAAATCACCTTTCCAACATATTTCTGCCCAAATCTTTGAGGATTTATAGTCATAAATCCAGAGTAATCTACCTGTAAATTAAGATTTATTAGTTGGAGACTTGGAGTCATGCCAGAAAACATTATGTAATATCTTATAAAACTAGATGTCATTAAAGTCAATACACTGAACataagttcaaataaatattaataacaaACTCTGTCTTTTGAGGGATTTGTAAATCCTACTCCATGCACGACGGATGGAGTTTAATTGGTTTGGTATCATGAAAATTACTACCCTTTCTAGAATACAAGTGTCATATCAAAACCAGTGAGATTATAGAATCATGAATTGCAGATCAAACTTCCTGCAAATTGAAATGCTAAACAGGAGGAAGTGCCCTCGAATATAGAAGTGATTTTCAAAAGTTATGCTCCAGTTTATAAAAATTACCTTGATACGTACTAGTGGAAGCTTAAGTTCTGCTCTTTGAACTACCTTCTTACTAGATTTTTCTATAAGCTTCTCAACCTGCAAATCATCTATTATCAAAATAATGTTGATACACAAATGATCGCATATCTCAacataaatatacaaaaaaaaccaagttttaaCCCACTAGGTAATGTCAGCTACATGGGTCAAACAGTGCATTAATTTCTATCACAAATCATGTCTATAGCCAAACCATTAGCCCCTACAACTTTTGAGAAAAGAAACCTAGGTGGTCCTTTCCCCAAAACTAATTAACAACAAAAAGGGCACCACAAATTATacagcataaaaaaaaaagaactttcaTTCAATATCAAGAAACCCACACATACCACTTTGTCGAGATGTTCAAGAATAGAATTCTGATCATTGGAATCAATATCAGGCATATCTTTTAGTACTACCTgcattataaagatttaaaTGGTTATTGAAAAACTGTAAGATGGATGTAAATGTCATGAACTTGAGGAGCGAATTTTGTTGGACTTGATTGATATATTCCCTCCATACCTTTATAAAGTTAATATAAGCctattttcagaaattatttGCCCCTTTTTTATTAGACACCCTCCAATTGTCCTTtgcattaattgtttttttggcttaaatgcacttttggttgccttattttctttttaaaaaaaaaatgaagttttggtccctccattttaaaaactaattttttggtaCCCCAattttactctctttttttccTGAATTTTCCACCCCATCCCATTTTGGGGTCATTTATGTTGGTCTGGTCTATTCATTAACAACGTGACAAGGCTTATATGGCCAAATTGAGTATCTGtgtcaacaaaaaaatgtcTAACAAGTGTTACCAGTTGCCACATCATTAATAAATAGGCCACATCGGGAAAATGACCAAAAAATGAGATATGCGA
Proteins encoded in this window:
- the LOC11436847 gene encoding double-strand break repair protein MRE11 — encoded protein: MADAEENTLRILIATDCHLGYMEKDEVRRHDSFQAFEEICSIAEKKHVDFMLLGGDLFHENKPSRSTLVKAIEILRRYCLNDRPVPFQVVSDQTLNFQNTFGHVNYEDPHFNVGLPVFTIHGNHDDPAGVDNLSVVDILSACNLVNYFGKTVLGGSGVGQITINPILIKKGSTAVALYGLGNIRDERLNRMFQTPHAVQWMRPESQEGCEVSDWFNILVLHQNRVKTNPKNAINEHFLPRFLDFIVWGHEHECLVDPQEVPGMGFHISQPGSSVATSLIDGESKPKHVLLLEIKGNQYRPTKIPLTSVRPFEYTEVVLKDMPDIDSNDQNSILEHLDKVVEKLIEKSSKKVVQRAELKLPLVRIKVDYSGFMTINPQRFGQKYVGKVANPQDILIFSKASKLEKGVGKIDDSERLRPEELNQQNIEALVAENNLKMEILPVNDLDIALHNFVNKDDKMAFYTCVQYNIDETRNKIAKDSNEPKLDVEDLVVKVGECFEERVKERSTHSKDSSQFTPGAQSFEGFQGRSAAGADSAVSFSDDEDAMPTSSSKPSTRGRKGSVSSQTTTRGRGRGRGRGRGKDSSTLKQTTLDGSLGFRPSQRSAATSIQSGADDGDNMASSDDAKGNAVEEIDDSSDNESNLPARKRAAPRGRGRGATQSSKRGRKSENSSIHRMLMNNDDDDDDDDDNPQKRLNTSQPRVTRNYGALRR